The proteins below come from a single Papaver somniferum cultivar HN1 chromosome 11, ASM357369v1, whole genome shotgun sequence genomic window:
- the LOC113324677 gene encoding 26S proteasome non-ATPase regulatory subunit 10-like has product MESRRADADIISAATNEELNRLKKLLAKYDDGRGLATTVKNVKNVNGAGAIHCAARGGKLNVLKYLIEELGLDVNTKDERGGSPLLQATLGGNMNTVEYLLVKGADPETSDTKGYMPLHAAAEKGYTEIVTKLLSRGVNVNAASEIGTSLVMAANFGQLEALQILLDHNANPNLSPGCSFTPLAGSIVSGYLQCVEPLLEAGADPDGGSYGETPLIAAADDGLTQIIKRLIQAGANSDITNNIMLSDLCRPIFTLYLQAQYPDDTLCCIYYTNDGFTPIEIAALNGYSNVVEVLFPVTSRIPGYVDWSIGGVIAHVQSDQAKEQRELKAKEKLHEAKLSGTDAFNKKDYYKAKFSYSKANEIDPNDAIILSNRSMCWARMYEGAKALVDASACIVRRPYWPKGYYMGGVAHSLLKRYNKAEKAFLAGLEWSPNSQELKDAYRFNSTTP; this is encoded by the exons ATGGAATCAAGACGTGCCGATGCCGATATTATCAGTGCGGCTACTAACGAAGAACTTAACCGACTCAAGA AATTacttgcaaaatatgatgatggaagaggattggcaaccacagtgaaGAATGTTAAAAATGTTAACGGAGCAGGAGCTATTCACTGTGCTGCTAGAGGAGGAAAGTTGAATGTTCTCAAGTACTTGATTGAGGAATTGGGACTTGATGTCAATACCAAAGATGAAAGAG GTGGTTCTCCATTGTTACAAGCAACACTGGGTGGGAACATGAACACAGTTGAATATTTACTTGTAAAGGGTGCTGATCCTGAGACATCTGATACCAAAGGTTATATGCCTTTGCATGCCGCTGCTGAAAAAG GATACACGGAGATAGTTACCAAATTACTCTCAAGAGGTGTTAATGTAAATGCTGCAAGTGAAATTGGCACATCCCTAGTTATGGCTGCTAATTTCGGCCAACTCGAGGCGTTGCAGATTTTGTTGGATCACAATGCAAAT CCTAATTTGTCTCCTGGCTGTTCGTTTACACCACTGGCGGGATCTATTGTATCTGGATATTTACAATGCGTCGAGCCTTTACTTGAG GCTGGTGCTGACCCAGATGGTGGATCATATGGAGAAACACCTCTGATAGCTGCAGCAGATGATGGGCTAACACAAATCATCAAGCGCTTAATTCAAGCTGGTGCTAATTCAGATATCACAAATAATATAATGTTATCTGACCT TTGTCGGCCTATATTTACTCTCTACCTGCAAGCTCAATATCCGGATGACACGCTTTGTTGCATATATTATACTAAT GATGGATTCACACCAATAGAAATTGCCGCACTCAATGGTTATTCTAATGTTGTTGAGGTTCTTTTCCCTGTTACTTCTCGTATTCCGGGATATGTCGACTGGAGCATTGGTGGAGTAATTGCACATGTACAGTCTGATCAAGCTAAGGAACAG AGGGAGCTGAAAGCCAAGGAAAAGTTGCACGAGGCAAAGTTAAGTGGCACAGATGCATTTAATAAAAAGGACTATTATAAGGCAAAATTTTCCTACTCAAAG GCAAATGAAATTGATCCGAATGACGCAATTATACTTTCTAACCGGAGTATGTGCTGGGCCCGCATGTAtgaaggtgccaaggctttagtAGATGCCAGTGCATGCATAGTGCGAAGACCATATTGGCCTAAGGGATATTACATGGGAGGTGTAGCGCACAGTTTACTAAAA AGGTACAATAAGGCAGAAAAAGCCTTCCTTGCCGGTTTGGAGTGGAGTCCTAATAGTCAAGAGCTCAAAGATGCATACAGGTTCAATTCTACTACCCCTTAA